A region from the Mycolicibacterium phlei genome encodes:
- a CDS encoding IclR family transcriptional regulator: MAEPGRASPPTDRVVRILDFLADHPDQRFGLSELARRVGLSKPTCLGIVTSLSESGYLVRDPADKTYRLGPSLITLGHRAQESMRVSPAAREELRRLSARFGATAALSGVVDDRITVLDLVAPHGASPGVEVGQSYPFAPPVGLMFVLWDDDAERDWLAREPTIPLRTNSARLERVIAQCRADGYLVERLSPAGRRLYALMAGMSTDLPDELRALLGELVSDIGERVYLPGERTERRHDISVISAPVYDHYQRQVMVASMHIGKALTDSEITELARAVVDTADAVTKQLGGVKPSR, from the coding sequence ATGGCGGAACCGGGTCGCGCGTCCCCGCCGACGGACCGCGTCGTGCGCATCCTTGACTTCCTCGCCGACCATCCTGACCAGCGGTTCGGGCTCTCCGAACTGGCGCGCCGGGTGGGGCTGAGCAAGCCGACATGCCTGGGCATCGTCACCTCGCTGTCCGAGAGCGGCTACCTGGTGCGCGACCCGGCAGACAAGACCTACCGGCTGGGCCCGTCGCTGATCACGCTCGGCCACCGCGCGCAGGAGTCGATGCGGGTCAGCCCGGCGGCGCGCGAGGAGTTGCGCCGGCTGTCGGCGCGCTTCGGCGCCACAGCGGCGCTGTCCGGGGTGGTCGACGACCGGATCACGGTGCTCGATCTCGTCGCACCGCACGGCGCCAGCCCGGGTGTGGAGGTCGGCCAGAGCTATCCGTTCGCGCCGCCGGTCGGCCTGATGTTCGTGCTGTGGGACGACGACGCCGAACGCGACTGGCTGGCGCGCGAGCCGACGATTCCGTTGCGCACCAACTCCGCTCGCCTGGAGCGGGTGATCGCGCAGTGCCGCGCCGACGGGTATCTGGTGGAGCGGCTGTCCCCGGCGGGGCGCCGGTTGTACGCGCTGATGGCGGGGATGTCGACGGACCTGCCCGACGAACTGCGGGCGCTGCTGGGCGAATTGGTATCCGACATCGGCGAGCGGGTGTACCTGCCCGGTGAGCGCACCGAGCGGCGCCACGACATCAGCGTGATCTCCGCGCCGGTGTACGACCACTACCAGCGCCAGGTCATGGTCGCGTCGATGCACATCGGAAAGGCGTTGACCGACAGCGAGATCACCGAACTCGCCCGAGCCGTCGTGGACACCGCCGACGCCGTGACCAAACAGCTCGGCGGAGTGAAACCCAGCCGCTGA
- a CDS encoding sulfotransferase family protein — MSPTRTDVGTVEDLHASAVKACGLEDFGGDDDNYLEALGVLLESYKRDADLTEFGSKMQRFFLRNALVARLVSEAAWKQYPQHADVAIEKPIFVTGLPRTGTTAIHRLLAADPRHQGLQLWLAEYPQPRPPRETWPDNPVFAQLDAQFRKAHEENPDYTGLHYMTPDEVEECWQLLRQSVHSVSYETLAHVPTYSQWLARQDWTKPYQRHRRNLQLIGLNEPEKRWVLKNPSHLFALDALFVTYPDALVIQCHRPVETIMASMCSLSQHTTAGWSNTFVGEVIGRDSMETWSRGLERFNAERAKHDPARFYDLDYFQLVKDPIGVVEEIYDHFGIEFTDEAREAVVRTDELSKQGPRAPKHTYSLADYGLTAEEVKGRFAGL; from the coding sequence ATGAGTCCCACACGTACTGACGTGGGAACCGTCGAGGATCTGCACGCGTCGGCCGTGAAGGCATGCGGCCTGGAGGATTTCGGCGGCGACGACGACAACTACCTCGAGGCGCTCGGCGTGCTGCTCGAGTCCTACAAGCGCGACGCCGATCTCACCGAGTTCGGCAGCAAGATGCAGCGGTTCTTCCTACGCAACGCGCTGGTCGCCCGGCTGGTGTCGGAGGCGGCGTGGAAGCAGTACCCGCAGCACGCCGACGTCGCCATCGAGAAGCCGATCTTCGTCACGGGTCTGCCCCGCACCGGCACCACCGCGATCCACCGACTGCTGGCTGCCGACCCGCGCCACCAAGGCCTGCAGCTGTGGCTGGCCGAGTACCCGCAGCCCCGCCCGCCCCGTGAAACCTGGCCGGACAACCCGGTTTTCGCGCAGCTGGACGCGCAGTTCCGCAAGGCGCACGAGGAGAACCCGGATTACACCGGCCTGCACTACATGACGCCCGACGAGGTCGAGGAGTGCTGGCAGCTGCTGCGCCAGTCGGTGCACTCGGTGTCCTACGAGACGCTGGCCCACGTGCCGACGTACTCGCAGTGGCTGGCCCGGCAGGACTGGACCAAGCCCTACCAGCGCCATCGCAGGAACCTGCAGCTGATCGGGCTCAACGAACCCGAGAAGCGTTGGGTGCTCAAGAATCCCAGCCACCTGTTCGCGCTCGACGCGCTGTTCGTCACCTACCCGGACGCGCTGGTGATCCAGTGCCACCGGCCGGTGGAGACGATCATGGCGTCGATGTGCTCGCTGTCCCAGCACACCACCGCGGGATGGTCGAACACGTTCGTCGGCGAGGTGATCGGCCGCGACTCGATGGAGACCTGGTCGCGCGGGCTGGAGCGGTTCAACGCCGAACGCGCCAAGCACGATCCGGCCCGGTTCTACGACCTGGACTACTTCCAGCTGGTCAAGGATCCGATCGGCGTGGTCGAGGAGATCTACGACCACTTCGGCATCGAGTTCACCGATGAGGCTCGCGAGGCGGTGGTCCGCACCGACGAGCTGAGCAAGCAGGGGCCGCGCGCGCCGAA
- a CDS encoding SDR family oxidoreductase, which translates to MGTLLQDKVVVISGVGPALGTTLARRCAEEGADLVLAARTVERLEDVAKQVTDLGRRALSVGTDITDEAQVANLVDETMKAYGKVDVLINNAFRVPSMKPFAQTTYEHMREAIELTVFGALRMVQGFTPALAEAKGSVVNVNSMVVRHSQAKYGAYKMAKSALLAMSQTLATELGEQGIRVNSVLPGYIWGGTLKSYFEHQAQKYGTSVEDIYNAAAAGSDLKRLPTEDEVASAILFMASDLSSGITGQALDVNCGEYKA; encoded by the coding sequence ATGGGAACGCTGCTGCAGGACAAGGTGGTCGTGATCAGCGGGGTCGGCCCGGCACTGGGCACGACGCTGGCGCGCCGGTGCGCCGAGGAGGGCGCGGACCTGGTGCTGGCGGCCCGCACCGTCGAGCGGCTGGAGGACGTCGCCAAGCAGGTCACCGACCTGGGCCGGCGCGCGCTGTCGGTCGGCACCGACATCACCGACGAGGCGCAGGTGGCCAACCTCGTCGACGAGACGATGAAGGCCTACGGCAAGGTGGACGTGCTGATCAACAACGCGTTCCGGGTGCCGTCGATGAAGCCGTTCGCGCAGACCACCTACGAGCACATGCGCGAGGCGATCGAGCTCACGGTGTTCGGGGCCCTGCGGATGGTGCAGGGTTTCACGCCGGCGCTGGCTGAGGCGAAGGGTTCCGTCGTCAACGTGAACTCCATGGTCGTGCGGCACTCGCAGGCCAAGTACGGCGCCTACAAGATGGCGAAATCCGCGCTGCTGGCGATGTCGCAGACCCTGGCGACCGAGTTGGGGGAGCAGGGTATCCGGGTGAACTCCGTTCTGCCCGGTTACATCTGGGGCGGCACGCTGAAGAGCTACTTCGAGCACCAGGCGCAGAAGTACGGCACCAGCGTGGAGGACATCTACAACGCGGCGGCCGCGGGCTCGGACCTCAAGCGGCTGCCCACCGAGGACGAGGTGGCCTCGGCGATCCTGTTCATGGCCAGCGACCTGTCCAGCGGTATCACCGGGCAGGCGCTGGATGTCAACTGCGGGGAGTACAAGGCATGA